From a region of the Nitrospirae bacterium CG2_30_53_67 genome:
- a CDS encoding single-stranded DNA-binding protein, with product MKSLNRVQLIGRLGKNPEVRYTTNGSAVANFSMATNESWTGKDGQKNERTEWHNIVAWGKLGEICGEYLTKGKQVYIEGRLTTRSWEDKDGNKRYTTEVRAENMIMLGGPGSGSASAPGSDHTATENEAPSSASTIEDDIPF from the coding sequence GTACAGCTTATCGGCAGACTAGGGAAAAACCCGGAGGTGAGATATACGACGAACGGGTCGGCTGTGGCTAACTTCTCCATGGCAACAAACGAGTCTTGGACCGGTAAGGACGGACAGAAGAACGAGCGGACAGAATGGCATAACATCGTGGCCTGGGGTAAACTGGGCGAGATCTGCGGGGAATATCTGACCAAGGGAAAACAGGTGTACATCGAAGGAAGGCTGACCACTAGGTCCTGGGAAGATAAAGACGGGAACAAGCGGTATACCACTGAAGTCCGGGCGGAGAACATGATCATGCTGGGAGGTCCCGGTTCCGGTTCCGCTTCCGCCCCTGGTTCCGACCATACAGCAACTGAAAATGAGGCGCCAAGCTCCGCCTCCACGATTGAGGATGACATCCCTTTTTAG